The Medicago truncatula cultivar Jemalong A17 chromosome 7, MtrunA17r5.0-ANR, whole genome shotgun sequence genome includes the window CACGAACATACCTGCTAAAGACTCACCAAACTTTACaagtaaagaaaaacaaaaatagacaaGTAAGCTACTACTTAAaggaaaaattactaaaaactATAACACCTTGCGATCCTCGACCAACGGCTCCAAAAACTTGGTGTCTCCCAAAACACTATAAGTATTTTAAGGTAGAAAGACTGAGTGcaattatgcattgtccaagTTATACTACAAAAAGATATCGATCCCACAAAGACTGTGGAGCTATAGCTTCGTGTACAGCTTTTCGGCTTAAAACTTCTTTGtacgaaaataaaataaatcacttGTTACAACAGTAAATATAAAAGGTTGAGTTTGGGAAAGCAataaaaggttttaaaaaatcTCAAGAGGTAAAGTGTGGTTTAAACTAGGTTCGGGTATAATAAAACATCACTGCGGTTTATAGAGCTATAACTTGGTACAACCTTTGTGACTCTCAGCTCTATGGTTGTTTATTAATCTTTTAAGCTAATTGAGATTCACATAGCTATATCCATATACAACTTTCTATGACTCACATAGCTGCATCTGTTTCTTAGCTTCTCGCAACCTATGTGATTCACAGAGCTATCTCTTTAAAACTGGATTCTTGGCAAATCAATTGGTCTTAGGGAGTGTTACCTCAGCCAtctgataagtgctagaaagttgtaatttaagtgatatattttaggcacttttgttacttgttttgcaagttattaagggaaaagccgagaaataagtgattattgcccttttacgctttatctatcttacttcacccatttgtgcaggattcgaactcaagacatcaagcaaagagaagaaaatcgagaaaagtacaaaaaggcagaaaaaggagatcactcgcctccaactcgccatggcaagcagcaaaggcgagcaattccagaatgcaacaaagatcacacgccaccaactcgcaatggcgaaGTAGAAGGcgagcttactcgccatggcgaatggaaggactcgcgaggcgagtaagggcggtttagcctctaaatgctgacgtggcacaaacccaatggggaagaaacttcaactcgccatggcgaatgaagcagctcgcgaggcgagtgaaggCAGActcagaattctataaatagcccactcaaccatttcagaGGGAGATAGTTTTTTTTACATAGTTTTTCACTTAGTTTCTCTCTGTGttttcacttgtaatattcttagagagagagagatagggcttgtgcTTTATAGAGTGAGAATGatagagagtggattcttcatcctttgttgagacatcacaagttgtaatgaatcttgcttcttcaattcattcttgcaaggcttccatgacaatgagtagctaaatctcctttgttgggattagaggtacttgatcataGTTTAACATGTAATcgtttgatctataaatatatggttctagcatttgaattgatattgaggttattcttgcactttaatctttatctttgatttaattgtgattgagaaatacttttgaatctaggtttagaataaacatctatcaaaacatagtttctagacatggaatcgatgttttgataatcaccttgagtatccaaacctaaagctttcttatcatttaatagattgagaaatcatcgattgaacgataagatcgactcttgaatcattcaatagtttgagacatcgaccattgaatgatacaattgatttcacaatattgtttggacacgaatggtgttgtcgagggatacgtgataatatcaaagaaaagctagaatccatgtatgatcattaggttacgtgcgacgctcgatcaaggaactctaatcctaacaagttttacgccctattaatctcaattttatcatttgcaattcagttactaaaacaaacaatcaaCTATCGTTTAActtgaaatgatatttggtgtcgaacggtccgcgatatcgcactagtccctgaggagacgatataaatacttactattgtttgatgcaaaaatactacatcaaaatggcgccgctgccggggactggCGTTTAGATATCTTAGACATCGcgactattttatcattttaagcaTCAGTATATACtctgtaaatatattttcttttgtatagtTATTGGTACTAACCCCTCTTTGcatacaaagaaaaatttctTGTTAGTTATATCCGTTTCAGATTCTCTACATAAATGAAATCATGGCTGATCATGGTTATAACAACTTCTACACTCCACTGGAATATGAATCATATCAACAGTATCAACAATATCCCTCTGAAGATGAACGAATATCAAAGATGGAAAATACTTTGAATATCTTCATGCAGCAATCCATGATAAACATGCAGGATACCAATCAGAGATTGAAGAATCTATCCTTTCAGATGGAAATGATGCAAGAACAAATCATGGATATTCAAGCCAACATTCAATCCACTCAcggaaaacaagaaaataatttaaatacatGTGAGGAAGTCGGAACGAGTGTTGAAAAAGGTGTTGAGGATACCGAGGAAGACATAATACTAGAAGAATGTAGCACAATAAAAATGACGGAAGAATTAGAGCCACTACATCCAATAGAACTTCCTCAAGAAAGGTCATATGCTGAAGAGGCCAAAACTGTTGATAATGGAGCAGTGTTGATAGTTACAGAGAAACAGGAATGGATACTTAGCAAGAAAGAATCAAGTGAACAAAAGGGGAAGACAACGAGCGAGGCAAAGATTGATCGAGTCATAGACGAAATATGCGCCTTGTTCAACAAACCCAGGTTAGGGAGGATATGGACTCCACATCAATTATACTTCAAATTCATGGAATTCCTCCCAACACGCAGGATTGAAAAAGATGATGTGTTGTCCGTTTCATTTTGGCCACCCTAACGAAAAAGGCGTCGAGCTAACGACGTTAAACAAGCGCTTGTTGGGAGGCAACCCAACTTTGTaagttatttattgttttaatgcATACTAGGTGTAAGAGTCATGTGCATACCAAAAACCATTCAAAAATCAGAAGccaaaaagaaagcaaaaaccTGAACTGTcattactcgcgaggcgagtaaaacaactcgccatggcgagtaaacTGGTCATTGACTGCGTTGACCAACCAAaccactcgccattgcgagtaaATTCTGTCGCGAGGCGAGTAACAGCAGTTCTGACAGTTTCAGTTTCCAAAGCCACTAACTCCCTCGTTAATCTCTCTTAACCACCCTTTACCAACTTTAATTCATCATTTTCGGTTTTGCATTTCTCTCTCATCAACCACAcaaattttttcttccttctctcaAACCCTAACACCTCAACACTAccctttttttttccaatttatcaAGTCAATCCAAGTCAAGCACCTTGCATTATCATTTCTGCACTTAGATTACTTCTGATTCAGGTTTGTATTCACTTTGTTtccattcatttcaaattttgcatGAACAAACCCTAGGGTAGTAGATAGTGTAATGTTCTTCAAACTGATACCCACATGACTCAGATGAAACACAATCATGCCCAAATTCGTGGTTGTTCTGATTCCAATCCACATTTTTGATACCCTTTTGTAAACTTTCAAATAAAATAGGGTTTTTGTGGTACCAATCGACATTCAACTCAAAAGCATGATTTAGTTCATCTCTTTGTCATTATCAGGGTCGGAATTGCTATATCTAGGGTTAGGAATCttgaaattgaaagaaattttgaaaaagggtcgattttttatcattttctgggcaactcgccatggcgagcttcatcattcgccaaggcgagtgagcaatcTGAAACCCAGAAAATTATcactactcgccatggcgagtatatctgctcgcgaggcgagtagcaACAGAACCTGCAATATTTTTCTCTGGCATGAATTCTCTGAGCTTGAAATTGCTTCCTATAGTTCCATACtgatatttaattgtttattttgtcTTGTGTATGGACTTTCTGGTTGTTTTGCAGGCATGGCTCCAAAGAAACCTACCAACACCGGAAAAAGAAAGAAGGGTGAAACATCCGCAACCCGACCCCCAGCTAGAAACCAAGCCTTTGAGAGGGAGAGATTTAGGTCTCGCTACCATCAAGATAGATATATTGAACTGCTTGACCAATCCATGTGGTGTGAGAGGGTCTTTAACCTTAATCCCGAGGGACCCTATAAAGAAATTGCCAAACTTTTACTCGATCAAGGATGGGAACGACTCCTCCAACCCATAACAGATATTAATGCCGAGTTAGTGCGTGAGTTTTATGCCAATGCCCTACCTGAAAATCCACACACTGACCCATTTACATTCGAAACTTTTGTGAGGGGTCGAACTATCCGGTTTGACCGTGAGGCAATAAATACATACCTTGGCAACCCCTTTGAGTTAGCCTACCCAGACGACCTTGATGACTTTCATGAGAAGCAAAACCTTGGCCACTTTATCCTCCCGGGCCCCCATGAAGAAATCAAACGATTTCTCTTGTTGGGAGACTATAACTATGACACCAGTGATGCAGGGAGAGAGTATCGGGCCCAATACAAATTCATGACCAATGAGGCCAAAATTATCCAAAAATTCATTCTTTATAATGTCAGGCCCAATAGTCATCTGTCTGATTGTGTTGTCGAGGTGTGTCCTTTAATCTACTACATCCTCAAGGGGATCAAGGTAGATATTGCCCGGACCATTGCTTGGGAACTCCGAATGGTCACCCTGCAAGGAAGAGGTGAAAGAGAAGCTCGTCTCTTTTTTCCCGGTTTAATCATGGGACTCATTAAAGATACCAGCATGCGCCTACCAACCAGTGTCCATGAGAAGATCCGGAACCCGATCAATGATGCTTTCATCACCCGATACATTATGGGTGAAACAAAGAAGGATAAAGGCAAACAAGCATCATCTTCTGGGGCACCTCCACCACGACCTCAACCATCATCTGAACCACAACCCCACTTTCCACCACATCTAGACCCACACACTGCTGCTTTTGACCTTTCAAGCTTCGCTCAATGGCAATACCAGTGCCATACCCATACATGGAACATGCTGGACGCAACCAACCGTGCTAATACATATCTTCAGCAGTCTCAGTATGTGATGCAGCAGCAGGCTGGGTACCCACCGGAGGTGATGTCACAATTCATGACACCAGAGGCTTTTCAAGCTCATGTTTCTTGGCCTGAGGACAGGCCAGATCCTTACGGAGGGGGTGGATCATCGTTCGGGACGCTTTCTGACGATATATTGATGGGAGATTCTGACAGAGACGATCCAGACAGAGTCCCAAGTGCAACTGGTGGTTCAGATAATGATGACATGCAGGGTTgaggaggaagagaagagacGTGAAAGTTCACCTTTATTGAGTGACATTTTATAAGCTTTCAGTCGATTCTTTCCCTTCTCTTTCATTTCCTTTATTTGCTTTCGATTCCAGCTACTTTGACAAATATTTGCTTCTGTTGTTTTATTTGGCACAATGACTCACTTTGTTTAGTTaacattttgtttaattattttggtattttcgtATTCATATCCGTATTGTTTAATGTGGTATTGTGttgttaaaataatatgtttagtaatttaatttttgtgttatCAAGtactttcttttgaaaattgtgGAAGTTTCTTTAGTTTATCACTCTtgcttattgaaaagaaaatgctcAAAGCTTCAAATTTCAAAGCGCTTGAAAGATAGCCAAAACTTGAGCAAAATTCTCAGATGATTGATAATGATAGATAGTTTGTGATAAAGCGCAAAGCCAAGGTACAAGTTTCCAGTTTTTCTAGGTTTTACTTGAATAGGAAATGAGTACTTTGCACAAATTTCAGTTCATCTAGTTCTCCGCGataatgtgtttgtttgtgaaCCACTTAGTACTAGCCAAAAAGTGAGGAAACCTCAAATATTTGTACTATATGCAAGGAGACCGGCATTCATTGTTTTAACTCGGTTATTTTATGTTAAAtccaatatttgttttaaattgtgTAAAGACATGGAAAGGATCAAGGCATAGTTTGTTTAATGAGAAAAACATACTTGACCACAAATAGCCTACCTTGTGAGAAGAGCGAGTATTTGCTAACCCACTTGAGCCAAATGAATCAAGGTCCTCAATCATGAACTGTCAATTCATAAGCACAATGCTTGATGAATTCGccctaaatttttcaaaatccagttcATTTTTGTTGCACTATCGGACCTTGATATGTTTTAATTGTTGAACCCTAAACCTTCATTGTTATTTGTCCCCTTTTGCCATAGATTAAGGGAACATTCaaatagggtatgtttttattcaAGTTGGGGAGAAAAAGGTAGATGTCATCATTTGTCAAGTGAATTGGTGTAATCAGAAATTTTGATCAAGACAACATTGTTTGTAtatgagaaaagaagaaaaagaaaaaggaagaaaaatccaaaaatagaatAAGTTGTCAAGATCAAGGAGTATCATGTTTAAACACCAAGGGTTTGTTTAGGGA containing:
- the LOC25497601 gene encoding uncharacterized protein; amino-acid sequence: MINMQDTNQRLKNLSFQMEMMQEQIMDIQANIQSTHGKQENNLNTCEEVGTSVEKGVEDTEEDIILEECSTIKMTEELEPLHPIELPQERSYAEEAKTVDNGAVLIVTEKQEWILSKKESSEQKGKTTSEAKIDRVIDEICALFNKPRLGRIWTPHQLYFKFMEFLPTRRIEKDDVLSVSFWPP